From Manduca sexta isolate Smith_Timp_Sample1 chromosome 21, JHU_Msex_v1.0, whole genome shotgun sequence, the proteins below share one genomic window:
- the LOC115447174 gene encoding CDK5 regulatory subunit-associated protein 3 produces MDESNIPIDINIGKLQDWLISRRHVNKEWQKSIIPVREKINNAIQDMPAHDDIAALLSGSYINYFHCLKIIDILKETEADTKNLFGRYGSQRMKDWQDVVRNYEKDNLYLAEAAQMLVRNIHYEIPGLKKQIAKEEQVQAECEKKHLDYLKNVASSKSEFLQLCKQLGIQGDKIKRELVDRLKELPEIYDKIGKSLKPLQPGFQLYSAFTKYILEDKAMEVLPLLQYVVEHGNTTVYEWSYGEPPLSVEPDPIHIEFEDEDQGAGDQIDFGDNSRLDIAAIDVVAPAAEIDFGDGDAIGEIDWGHDDSETPGEIDLSVVIAGVSLEESGIVVEEQGVGGGVARGKDALTLLDNPTTRNLIIDQLVELESFLKMRLYEENTAAESHSFSLLQQLPTESVAALTGMLDAVQVATGKLTAPEINHLHNVKHSPRYVDVLTGQLKQKLVLCEKLSQLAERAAEQRAAAEGRAAGLRPALATLHHRTKELQANIENDISKKYKGRPVNIIGGVKFL; encoded by the exons ATGGAT GAAAGCAACATACCAATTGATATAAACATTGGCAAACTACAAGATTGGTTGATAAGCCGTCGTCATGTAAATAAAGAATGGCAGAAGAGCATTATTCCAGTGCGGGAGAAGATTAATAATGCAATACAAGACATGCCAGCGCACGACGACATAGCTGCTTTACTCTCTGGCAGCTATATAAACTACTTTCATTGTTTGAAAATCATAGACATTCTCAAAGAAACCGAGGCTGACACTAAGAACCTCTTTGGAAGATACGGCTCTCAGAGGATGAAAGATTGGCAGGATGTGGTGAGGAATTATGAGAAGGATAATCTGTATTTAGCTGAGGCAGCACAGATGCTTGTTAGAAACATTCACTATGAGATACCGGGGCTCAAGAAACAGATTGCGAAGGAGGAGCAGGTGCAAgct GAATGTGAAAAGAAACACTTAGACTACTTAAAGAATGTAGCGTCCAGCAAGTCTGAGTTTTTGCAGCTTTGCAAACAGCTCGGCATTCAGGGAGACAAGATCAAGAGGGAGTTAGTGGATAGACTGAAAGAGCTGCCTGAAATATATGATAAg ATAGGAAAATCTCTAAAACCTTTACAACCAGGATTCCAACTTTACTCAGCATTCACAAAGTATATTCTAGAAGATAAAGCCATGGAGGTGTTACCGTTACTACAGTATGTGGTGGAACATGGCAACACTACGGTTTACGAGTGGAGTTACGGCGAACCGCCTCTCAGTGTGGAACCGGATCCAATACATATAGAGTTTGAAGATGAAGACCAGGGTGCGGGTGATCAG ATAGATTTTGGTGACAATAGCCGTCTCGATATCGCTGCTATCGACGTGGTGGCTCCCGCTGCTGAAATAGACTTTGGCGATGGTGACGCGATTGGTGAGATTGATTGGGGACACGACGACAGCGAGACGCCAGGAGAAATT GATCTGTCTGTGGTAATAGCGGGGGTATCGCTAGAGGAGTCCGGCATAGTGGTAGAGGAGCAGGGCGTGGGAGGGGGAGTGGCGCGGGGAAAGGACGCGTTAACCTTACTGGACAATCCCACCACAAGGAACTTAATCATTGACCAGCTTGTGGAG ttggAATCATTCCTAAAAATGCGTTTATATGAAGAGAACACAGCGGCTGAGAGCCACAGCTTCAGTCTTCTACAGCAACTACCAACAGAGAGCGTGGCGGCGTTGACCGGTATGCTGGATGCGGTGCAGGTCGCCACTGGCAAGCTCACTGCTCCGGAGATCAACCACCTGCACAATGTGAAGCACTCGCCTAG GTACGTGGACGTGCTGACGGGGCAGCTGAAGCAGAAGCTGGTGTTGTGCGAGAAGCTGTCGCAGCTGGCGGAGCGCGCGGCCGAGCAGCGCGCGGCGGCCGAGGGGCGCGCCGCCGGCCTGCGCCCCGCGCTCGCCACGCTGCACCACCGCACCAAGGAGCTGCAGGCCAAT atcgaGAATGATATTTCGAAGAAGTACAAAGGAAGACCCGTCAACATTATCGGTGGTGTTAAGTTcttatag
- the LOC115447149 gene encoding leucine-rich melanocyte differentiation-associated protein isoform X1: protein MDSNDLFANSLPSTSTASDEGVISVDVSRGALVDSMTDMSETAIPPDLIISAEASGENVEDSGKLTLAYERLYEVPRTIVERFSDHIKYIDLSHNKITNLDALVHFKHLTSLIADHNPITENCVLPPLPKLELLWLNHCKISSLYPWVGKLKDSCPNLQYLCLMGNPAAPSYFNGGTFYEYLQYRLFVISQFPSLNHLDDRKVTDDQRAEAHRLYKRPFLERIINPGSGGISILNSSVKWNNVQTKLASLWGKDNGRNNRNLLI, encoded by the exons ATGGATTCAAACGATTTATTTGCAAATAG tctTCCAAGTACTTCAACAGCATCTGATGAAGGTGTGATATCTGTGGATGTATCAAGAGGAGCTCTGGTGGACTCCATGACAGACATGTCTGAGACGGCCATACCTCCTGACTTGATCAT CTCAGCAGAGGCAAGTGGAGAAAATGTAGAAGATTCAGGAAAGCTTACATTAGCATATGAAAGGCTATATGAAGTACCCAGGACTATAGTGGAGAGATTCTCTGATCATATCAAATATATAGACCTCAGTCACAATAAGATCAC GAACCTGGATGCTCTAGTACACTTCAAACATCTAACATCTCTGATAGCCGACCACAACCCAATCACTGAGAACTGCGTTCTGCCACCGCTGCCAAAGCTTGAATTACTATG GTTAAACCACTGCAAAATATCATCCCTGTACCCGTGGGTGGGTAAGTTGAAGGACTCGTGTCCGAACCTGCAGTACTTATGTCTAATGGGCAACCCGGCCGCGCCGAGCTACTTCAACGGAGGTACCTTCTACGAGTATTTACAATATAG GTTATTCGTGATATCCCAGTTTCCATCATTGAACCACTTGGACGACAGGAAAGTGACGGATGACCAGCGGGCCGAAGCCCACAGACTTTACAAGAGGCCGTTCCTGGAACGAATCATCAACCCTGGATCTGGAGGGATATCAATTCTAAACTCCTCTGTTAAATGGAATAATGTTCAAACCAAACTGGCTTCCTTGTGGGGTAAAGACAACGGCAGAAATAATAGAAATCTTTTGATTTAA
- the LOC115447149 gene encoding leucine-rich melanocyte differentiation-associated protein isoform X2, translating into MTDMSETAIPPDLIISAEASGENVEDSGKLTLAYERLYEVPRTIVERFSDHIKYIDLSHNKITNLDALVHFKHLTSLIADHNPITENCVLPPLPKLELLWLNHCKISSLYPWVGKLKDSCPNLQYLCLMGNPAAPSYFNGGTFYEYLQYRLFVISQFPSLNHLDDRKVTDDQRAEAHRLYKRPFLERIINPGSGGISILNSSVKWNNVQTKLASLWGKDNGRNNRNLLI; encoded by the exons ATGACAGACATGTCTGAGACGGCCATACCTCCTGACTTGATCAT CTCAGCAGAGGCAAGTGGAGAAAATGTAGAAGATTCAGGAAAGCTTACATTAGCATATGAAAGGCTATATGAAGTACCCAGGACTATAGTGGAGAGATTCTCTGATCATATCAAATATATAGACCTCAGTCACAATAAGATCAC GAACCTGGATGCTCTAGTACACTTCAAACATCTAACATCTCTGATAGCCGACCACAACCCAATCACTGAGAACTGCGTTCTGCCACCGCTGCCAAAGCTTGAATTACTATG GTTAAACCACTGCAAAATATCATCCCTGTACCCGTGGGTGGGTAAGTTGAAGGACTCGTGTCCGAACCTGCAGTACTTATGTCTAATGGGCAACCCGGCCGCGCCGAGCTACTTCAACGGAGGTACCTTCTACGAGTATTTACAATATAG GTTATTCGTGATATCCCAGTTTCCATCATTGAACCACTTGGACGACAGGAAAGTGACGGATGACCAGCGGGCCGAAGCCCACAGACTTTACAAGAGGCCGTTCCTGGAACGAATCATCAACCCTGGATCTGGAGGGATATCAATTCTAAACTCCTCTGTTAAATGGAATAATGTTCAAACCAAACTGGCTTCCTTGTGGGGTAAAGACAACGGCAGAAATAATAGAAATCTTTTGATTTAA